In Brassica napus cultivar Da-Ae unplaced genomic scaffold, Da-Ae ScsIHWf_570;HRSCAF=852, whole genome shotgun sequence, one DNA window encodes the following:
- the LOC125604576 gene encoding TPR repeat-containing thioredoxin TTL1-like yields MSHSGKPVIESNNRLRDSLTSDINKPDFRELDLGSPVSPLRSQPRGLTTTTTTTSSSSSSSSSGSVTGRIRHAPVTGRSGSVTGSQSGSRSDSVTSNSQQPLISSSSATSPANVLPTGNICPSGKIQITGMTQSRSRSDVLGSGTGTYGHGSIMRGGGGSSVSPAKPISTRQALSSPVTVGGSSRSSSDPEEVKRVGNEMYKKGLFSEALKLYDKAIALSPINAAYRSNRAAALTGLARIGEAVKECEEALRLDPNYGRAHHRLGLLLIRLGQVDSARKHLCLLGKPSDPMELRKLEAVEKHMSKCADARKLGDWKAALMEADAAIVSGADFSPHLGMCKVEALLKLHRLDDAQSNLLEVPKAEPFPAHCSFSGIACEAYTYFVKAQIEMALGRFENAVMAAEKASKIDPRSNEVAMLHNTVTLVARARVRGNDLYKSERYTEASSAYAEGLRLDPCNAILYCNRAACWFKLGMWERSVEDCNQALRFQPRYTKPLLRRAACNNKMERWAAVVSDYEALRKELPHDKEVAESLFHAQVALKKSRGEEVLNMEFGGEVEEVYSREQFKAAMNLPGVSVIHFSTVSDHQCKQLSPFVDSLCTRYPSIHFLKVDIDKCPSIGNAENVRVVPTVKIYKNGTRVKEIVCPSKEVLEYSVRHYSG; encoded by the exons atgtcacaTTCAGGTAAACCGGTTATTGAATCTAACAACCGTCTCCGTGATTCATTAACCTCCGACATCAATAAACCGGACTTTCGTGAGCTGGATCTCGGTTCGCCGGTTTCTCCGCTTCGTTCTCAGCCACGTGGACTCACTACAACCACAACCACTacaagcagcagcagcagctctAGCTCTTCCGGATCTGTGACCGGTCGGATTAGACATGCTCCGGTTACCGGAAGATCCGGTTCGGTTACTGGTAGTCAATCCGGTTCGAGATCGGACTCGGTTACTTCAAACTCACAACAACCActcatctcctcctcctctgctACTTCTCCGGCGAATGTACTTCCCACCGGAAACATTTGTCCCTCCGGTAAGATCCAAATCACCGGAATGACGCAAAGCCGGTCGAGAAGCGACGTTCTCGGATCCGGCACGGGAACGTACGGTCACGGAAGCATAATGCGAGGCGGAGGAGGAAGCAGTGTCTCTCCGGCGAAACCCATCTCCACCAGACAAGCACTGAGCTCGCCGGTTACTGTCGGTGGCTCCAGCAGAAGCAGTTCGGATCCAGAGGAAGTGAAGAGAGTAGGCAACGAGATGTACAAGAAAGGTCTGTTCAGTGAGGCTTTGAAGTTGTACGATAAAGCTATAGCTTTATCACCGATAAACGCTGCTTACCGGAGCAACCGTGCCGCCGCATTGACGGGTCTTGCTCGAATCGGTGAAGCTGTGAAGGAGTGTGAAGAAGCTTTGAGATTGGATCCAAACTATGGAAGAGCTCATCACCGTTTGGGTCTTTTGCTTATTAG ATTAGGACAGGTTGATAGTGCGAGGAAGCATCTTTGTCTTCTTGGGAAACCATCAGATCCTATGGAGCTGCGGAAGCTTGAAGCAGTTGAGAAGCACATGAGCAAATGTGCAGATGCGAGGAAGCTCGGTGATTGGAAAGCTGCTTTGATGGAAGCAGATGCAGCTATTGTTTCTGGAGCTGACTTTTCTCCACAT CTAGGTATGTGTAAAGTAGAAGCACTCTTGAAACTCCACCGCCTTGATGATGCACAATCAAATCTTCTAGAAGTTCCCAAAGCAGAGCCGTTTCCAGCACATTGCTCGTTCTCTGGCATAGCCTGTGAAGCTTATACGTACTTTGTCAAAGCTCAGATCGAGATGGCTCTAGGAAGGTTTGAAAACGCAGTGATGGCTGCTGAGAAAGCTAGCAAAATCGATCCACGGAGCAACGAagttgccatgttacacaataCTGTCACATTGGTTGCTAGAGCTCGTGTTCGTGGTAACGATCTTTATAAATCGGAAAGATACACGGAAGCAAGCTCAGCTTATGCAGAAGGCCTTAGGCTTGATCCGTGCAACGCTATTTTGTATTGCAACCGAGCTGCTTGTTGGTTTAAGCTTGGAATGTGGGAACGTTCGGTTGAAGATTGTAACCAAGCGCTGCGTTTCCAACCACGTTACACAAAGCCTCTTCTTAGGAGAGCTGCCTGTAATAACAAG ATGGAGAGATGGGCAGCTGTAGTGAGTGATTACGAAGCGTTGAGGAAGGAACTACCTCATGACAAGGAAGTTGCTGAATCGTTGTTCCATGCTCAAGTGGCATTGAAGAAATCTCGTGGAGAAGAAGTTTTGAATATGGAGTTTGGTGGTGAAGTTGAGGAAGTTTATAGCCGTGAACAGTTTAAAGCTGCCATGAATCTACCAG GAGTTTCGGTTATACATTTCTCGACGGTCTCTGATCATCAATGCAAGCAGTTATCTCCATTTGTAGACTCGCTATGTACTCGTTATCCTTCTATACACTTCCTCAAG GTGGACATCGATAAATGTCCTTCGATAGGTAATGCAGAGAACGTGAGGGTTGTACCAACAGTGAAGATATACAAGAACGGTACTCGGGTAAAGGAGATTGTTTGTCCAAGCAAAGAAGTATTGGAGTACTCTGTGAGGCACTATAGCGGTTAA